AAGTACATCTTCAACGAATCGAAGTGCACTCACAAGCTATTAATTAATAGGCACGTCACGTATATACTATTTAACTTTCAAAGAACGAATCCACCTTCCTTGTCGAAAGGTAATGTTAATTATACACGCTTAAAATTGCTTTGTCAAATAAAATTGTGAAAAAAACGTATAATTTTACAAGAAAAAGACGCAATTCCCAAAATTTTAGCACTTTTTTTCCGACACGTCTTTTTTTCGGGGTCTCCTCAGCGTTTATGCCTAATTTTTACGCGATTTCGCGCACCGTTCGCGCATCTGTCATAATGTAAAACTTTTGAGAGTGTTTGCTTTTCTCCGAGCATAATGACCGCGTGCACATGGTCTGGCATCACCATGATGGCTGTCCATTCCAGGCGGTTCTCGCTTTCAAGCCAATCGAATGCTTGAAAAATAAATGATGCTACAGTATCGTTTGCGAGCAGTCGGTGTCGCTGGTGGGTGACAAATATGA
The Candidatus Poribacteria bacterium DNA segment above includes these coding regions:
- a CDS encoding transposase; the protein is MDTFPKYRSHTLQTGRHSIPGAYYHIIFVTHQRHRLLANDTVASFIFQAFDWLESENRLEWTAIMVMPDHVHAVIMLGEKQTLSKVLHYDRCANGARNRVKIRHKR